CCTGGGCGTTGGGGCTGACGAAGGTGCCCGAGCCGACCCGCCCCTCGACATGTCCGGCGGACTGCAGCGCGGCGTAGACATTGCTCACCGTGACCGGCGAGAGGTTGAGCTGTCGCGCCAGCGCCCGCACCGAAGGCAACCGGGCGCCGATCGGCAGCTCGCCGGAGGCGATGCCGAATTCCAGCGCGCCGCGCAGCTGCTGGGGGATGCCGACGCTCGAGCACGGGTCGATTGCATCCGCAATGCGGGCCAGTGCCTCGTCGAGTTGTGCCTGTCTGGATGTCATGGCGTGTCAATGATGAAAAGCGCTGCGAGCTACAAGATATTGAAACACGAATATGGCTATTTGAATACAAATTACGCTGTCCTGACACAGCATAGCACGGCGGTCAGCACCGGCAGGCGGGATCTTTGGCGAGGGCTCCGCGCATTGGTCGAGCGGGGGCCGGGAGGCGATGGGCTTTGGCAGAAAGGCGGGCGCCGTGCAGCCGCCAGCCGGGCAAGCAAAAGGGCGCCCCGCGGGGCGCCCTTGGTACGTCATGGAAAGGGGAGGTTCAGACCAGACCTTCGTCCTGCACCCATTCCCAACCGCGGTCCAGCGCCCGGCCGAGGCGGGCAAGGATCTGGTCGATGTCGTCCTCGGTGACGATCAGCGGCGGGCAGAGGGCAACGGTCTCATAGACCGCGCGCAGGATCAGGCCCTCTTCGGCGCAGAACTTCACAACCTGAGGCGCGACCTTGCCCGCGGGCTCGAAGCTGAGCCGCTTCGCCTTGTCCTTGGCCAGTTCGACGCCGCCGATGAGACCAACGCCGCGCACCTCGCCGACCAGCGGATGATCGGCGAATTTACGCAGTCCCTCCTGGAGCTTAGCCTCGAGCCGGGCGGCGTTGCCCATCAGGTCCTGTTCCTCGATGATCTTGAGGTTTTCAAGACCCACGGCGCAGGCGACGGGGTGGCCCGAGCCGGTGAAGCCGTGGCCGAAGGTGCCGAGCTTGGCGGTGTGATCGGCGATGGTGTTATAGACCTTGTCGTTCACGATTATCGCCGCGAGCGGCATGTAGGAGGAGGTGAGCTGCTTCGAGGTCACCATGATGTCCGGGGTGAAGCCGTACTTCTCGCAGCCGAAGGGGGTGCCGCAGCGGCCGAAGCCGTTGATCACCTCGTCCGAGACCAGCAGGATGTCGTACTTGTCGCACAGCGCGCGGATGCCCGGCCAGTAGCCCTCGGGCGGGGTCATCACGCCGCCGGCGCCCATCACCGGCTCGCCGATGAAGCCGGCGATGGTCTCGGGGCCCTCGGAGAGGATGGTGTCCTCGGCCTCCTTCAGCAGGCGCGCGGTGAACTCGGCCTCGGTCTCGCCCTCTTCGGCCCACTTCCAGTAGTGCGGGCAGGTCAGGTGGGTGACCGGGATCGCCGGCAGGTCGAAGTCCTTGTGGTTCGCCGGCAGGCCGGTGAGCGAGCCCGAGGCGATGGTGATGCCGTGATAGCCCTTGTTGCGAGCGAGGAACTTCTTCTTCTCCGGACGGCCAAGCGCGTTGTTGTAGAACCAGACCATCTTGATGACGGTGTCGTTCGCCTCGGAGCCCGAGTTGGTGAAGAACACGCGGTCCAGACCCTCGGGGGTCATTTCGGCCAGCTTCTCGGCGAGGCGGATCGACGGCTCATGCGCCTTGTGCGCGAAGCTGTGGTAATAGGGCAGCTCGGCCATTTGCTTGGCCGCCGCCTCGACGAGGCGCGGCTGCGAGAAGCCGACGGCCACCGACCACAGGCCCGCGAGCCCCTCGATGTATTCCTTGCCCTCGGAATCGTAGACGTGGACACCCTCGCCACGGGTGATGATCATCGGCCCCTGCTCCTCGTGGAGGCGCATGTTGGTGTAGGGGTGCATGCTGTGTGCAATGTCCGAGGCATGCAGCGAGTTGGGGATCTTGTTCATCTGGTACTCCGAGTTCCTGTCTTACACGCCATCAGGCTGCGCGCGGGTCCTTGCCGAGAAAGCCTCCGAGGAAGGAGGCCAGCGACGTTGCGAGGTCGGGCGAGAGATAGCCGCCTTCCTGCACGATCACTGTGGGGAGCCCCGCCTCGGCAATCCGGCGGCCCGCTTCGGCGAAACCATCGAAGCTCACCTTCATGCCGTCAAGGGGGTCATTTTCATGGGCGTCGAGCCCAAGGCTCACCACCAGCGCGCCCGGCGCGTAGGCTTTGATGCGCTCGATGCCGTGATCGAGGGCGGCAAGCCAGCCGGGGGTCGTGGTGCTGCGCGGCAGCGGCAGGTTGAGATTGAAGCCCTGGCCAGCGCCGTTGCCCGTTTCATGGGCATAGCCGGTATAGAACGGGTAGTAGTCGTGGGTCTCGGCATGAACCGAGACCATCAGCACGTCGGCGCGGTCGTAGAAGATTGCCTGCGTGCCGTTGCCATGGTGCACGTCGATGTCGAGCACCGCCACGTGGCTGTGCGCCCCGAGCAGGTGCTGCGCGGCAATGGCGGTGACATTCATCAGGCAATGCCCCCCCGCGACATCGGCGGTGGTATGATGCCCCGGCGGGCGGCAGAGCGCATAGGCGGCGAGATCGCCGGCCATCACCGCCTCGGCGGCGGCCACGGCGCAATCGGCGGCGCGACGGGTCGCCAGCCAGCTCTTCGGACCGATCGGGGCAGAGGTGTCGGACATGTGCCAGCCGGCGCGGGCGACGATGGACTCGGGGTATGTGCTCACCGGCCCGCGCGGAAAGACGTTGGCCACCACCTCTGGCCCGGCGTTCGGCAGCTCCTGCCACGCGTCCCAGCCGGTCTCGAGAAAGTGCAGGAACTCCGGCGTATGCACCGCCTCCAGCGCGGTGCGGGGTGCCTCGGGCGGGCTCTCGGTGCCGAGACCGAGCCGACCGAGCCCCTCGAGCAGCAGCATCGCGCGCTCGGCCCGCTCGGCGTTGCGTACCACGGTGCCATGGGTGAGGCGGAACTGGGGGTCGTGCCCCTCGCTTTCGGGGGCGTAGAAACATTTCATCGGGCGCGACCTCCATGTTGCCTTGGCGTTCTGTCGAAAGTGGTAGCGGCTGGCCCCGCGCTTGTCGATGGAGCGGCCCGGGATCAGGGACGGGGCGCACGCCGGATGCCTGCTTGGCGGGCAGGGCGAAGGCTTTGGCCCGCCAACCCTTTCCTTGGAACTCGCCACGCTCTAGATTGGGCGCATGAGCCTCGCCGACATCGTCGCCTCCGAGCTGCCGCCGCAGATCACCCCGGCCCTCCCGCCGCCCGCCTTCACCGCGGAGCAGGCAGAGGGGCTCATTGCCTGCCCGCTCTGCGATACCCTGCACGAGGAACGCGAGATCGCCACCGGCGAGACCGCTCGCTGCGCGCGCTGCCACGAAGTGCTGGAATCCCCGCGCAGCCTGGCGATGACCCGGATCATCATGCTCGCGCTCTCGGCGCTGGTGCTGATGATGGCGGCGATGTTCTTTCCGTTCCTCGAGCTGTCCGTTGCGGGGCGGGTGCAGCGCAGTTCGCTGCTCGACACGATTCTCGCCTTCTCGAGCGGGATGACGGCGCCGCTGACCATCGCCATGGCCTCGTTGATCGTCATTCTGCCGTCGATCCGCTTTTTGTCGCTGGTCTACGTGCTGGCGCCCATGGCCTTCGGCCACCGCCCGGCGCGCCACGCCGAGTTCTTTTTCCGCCTCGCCGATCACCTGCGCCCCTGGGCCATGGCCGAGGTGTTCATCGTCGGCGTCGCCGTGGCGCTGGTCAAGGTTGCGGGCCTTGCGCATCTGTCGATCGGCCCGGCCTTCTGGGCCTTCGTTGCCCTGGTGATCGTCAACGTGCTCAAGGATACCTTCATGTGCAGGGTGACCGTATGGAAGACGCTGGAGGAGCGCCGCCAATGAGCCGCCCGACAGACAATGCGCAGCCCGTGCTCACGGCCCGGCGCGCAGGCATGATCGCCTGCACTGAATGCGGCAAGGTCCACGTGCCCGGCCCCGAGCGCTGCACGCGCTGCGGATCGCACCTGTCCAGCCGCGACGACACTTCGCTGCAGCGGGTCTGGGCCTGGCTGGGGGCGGGACTGGTCGTCTACGTGCCGGCCAATGTCTACCCGATGCTGAAGACCACGCTGCTCGGCAAGACCACCAACAGCACGATCTTCGGCGGCGTGGTGGACCTCATGCACCACGGATCCTACGGCATCGCCGGGATTGTCTTCTTCGCCTCGATCATGATCCCGGTCGCCAAGTTCATCGCAATCGCCTATCTCGCGCTGAGCGTGACGCACCGGGTGAAACTCTCGCCGGTGAAGCGCCAGCATCTCTACGAGGTGGTGGAATTTGTCGGCCGCTGGTCGATGATCGACGTCTTCGTAGTGGCCATTCTTGCATCTCTGGTGCAATTGGATTTCGCGGCTGCAATCAATCCCGGGATTGCAGCAATCAGCTTTGCGCTTTCTGTTGCATTCACAATGCTTTCGGCACAGAGCTTCGATCCGAGGTTGATCTGGGATGCGAGTGAGGAACCCGTGCAATGAGTGAGCCCAAGCCCGCGAAGATGGAGATCGAGCCCAAGCGCCGCTCCGTCTGGCGCAACCTCTCGCTGGTCTGGCTCGTGCCGCTCGCCGCCATCGCGGTCACCGTCTTCATCGCCTGGCAAAGTCTTGCCGAACGCGGCGCGCTGATCGAGATCACCTTCGAGAACGCCGCCGGCATCACGGCAGATGATACCACCATCCGCTACCGTGACGTGATCGTCGGCACCGTCGAGGAGGTCGTCTTTTCGGAAGATCTGGCCGAGGTGCGGGTGAGCGCACGGATCGACCGCAATGTCGCTGACTCCCTGCCAGCTGACGCACAGTTCTGGGTGGTGCGCCCCGAGGTTTCCACCTCGGGCATCACCGGGCTCTCGACGGTGCTGTCGGGCGTCTACATCGAAGCCGGATTCGCCCCGCAAGAGGGC
The sequence above is a segment of the Alloyangia pacifica genome. Coding sequences within it:
- a CDS encoding histone deacetylase family protein, with amino-acid sequence MKCFYAPESEGHDPQFRLTHGTVVRNAERAERAMLLLEGLGRLGLGTESPPEAPRTALEAVHTPEFLHFLETGWDAWQELPNAGPEVVANVFPRGPVSTYPESIVARAGWHMSDTSAPIGPKSWLATRRAADCAVAAAEAVMAGDLAAYALCRPPGHHTTADVAGGHCLMNVTAIAAQHLLGAHSHVAVLDIDVHHGNGTQAIFYDRADVLMVSVHAETHDYYPFYTGYAHETGNGAGQGFNLNLPLPRSTTTPGWLAALDHGIERIKAYAPGALVVSLGLDAHENDPLDGMKVSFDGFAEAGRRIAEAGLPTVIVQEGGYLSPDLATSLASFLGGFLGKDPRAA
- a CDS encoding paraquat-inducible protein A, whose amino-acid sequence is MSLADIVASELPPQITPALPPPAFTAEQAEGLIACPLCDTLHEEREIATGETARCARCHEVLESPRSLAMTRIIMLALSALVLMMAAMFFPFLELSVAGRVQRSSLLDTILAFSSGMTAPLTIAMASLIVILPSIRFLSLVYVLAPMAFGHRPARHAEFFFRLADHLRPWAMAEVFIVGVAVALVKVAGLAHLSIGPAFWAFVALVIVNVLKDTFMCRVTVWKTLEERRQ
- a CDS encoding paraquat-inducible protein A; amino-acid sequence: MSRPTDNAQPVLTARRAGMIACTECGKVHVPGPERCTRCGSHLSSRDDTSLQRVWAWLGAGLVVYVPANVYPMLKTTLLGKTTNSTIFGGVVDLMHHGSYGIAGIVFFASIMIPVAKFIAIAYLALSVTHRVKLSPVKRQHLYEVVEFVGRWSMIDVFVVAILASLVQLDFAAAINPGIAAISFALSVAFTMLSAQSFDPRLIWDASEEPVQ
- a CDS encoding aspartate aminotransferase family protein, whose protein sequence is MNKIPNSLHASDIAHSMHPYTNMRLHEEQGPMIITRGEGVHVYDSEGKEYIEGLAGLWSVAVGFSQPRLVEAAAKQMAELPYYHSFAHKAHEPSIRLAEKLAEMTPEGLDRVFFTNSGSEANDTVIKMVWFYNNALGRPEKKKFLARNKGYHGITIASGSLTGLPANHKDFDLPAIPVTHLTCPHYWKWAEEGETEAEFTARLLKEAEDTILSEGPETIAGFIGEPVMGAGGVMTPPEGYWPGIRALCDKYDILLVSDEVINGFGRCGTPFGCEKYGFTPDIMVTSKQLTSSYMPLAAIIVNDKVYNTIADHTAKLGTFGHGFTGSGHPVACAVGLENLKIIEEQDLMGNAARLEAKLQEGLRKFADHPLVGEVRGVGLIGGVELAKDKAKRLSFEPAGKVAPQVVKFCAEEGLILRAVYETVALCPPLIVTEDDIDQILARLGRALDRGWEWVQDEGLV